Proteins encoded by one window of Chryseobacterium sp. POL2:
- a CDS encoding AI-2E family transporter, producing the protein MKTTFPFYLKLSCVLVSIVVLGFLAKLGERIIVPMILGLLFSILLTPACRFLETKIRLPRSFASIVVCILAMLAISGVVYVMALQIGKLSQDWPAFQKQIMDLFDQLQSWFYKTFGVKQSEQLTYINDTARKSISTGTAILEKIVSSVSYVLMISAFTFLFTLFFLIYRSRLVLFLVMSFSDDSHKNLVYEVVENIQFMVKKYLVGLFLQMLLVMILSFIAFTIIGIKYNVMLAVLTGVLNILPYIGIFTVLLIGVLITFATSGLSSVLFLVISIIIIHAIDANIIMPKVVGSKVKINSLVVIIGLVIGEMLWGISGMLLTIPILAIAKIVFDRIDHTKAWGYLMGEEEE; encoded by the coding sequence ATGAAAACAACCTTTCCATTCTATCTAAAATTATCATGTGTACTTGTCAGTATTGTCGTTTTGGGGTTTTTAGCCAAACTTGGCGAACGCATTATTGTGCCTATGATTTTGGGTTTGCTTTTTTCAATTTTGTTGACACCAGCATGTCGATTTTTAGAAACTAAAATTAGGCTTCCGAGGAGTTTTGCATCCATTGTTGTATGTATTTTGGCGATGTTAGCAATTTCGGGAGTTGTGTATGTTATGGCGTTGCAGATCGGGAAGTTATCCCAAGATTGGCCAGCTTTTCAAAAACAAATTATGGATTTGTTCGACCAATTGCAAAGTTGGTTTTATAAAACTTTTGGTGTTAAACAAAGTGAGCAATTAACTTATATTAACGATACCGCCAGAAAAAGCATCAGCACAGGGACGGCTATTCTTGAAAAAATTGTCAGTTCGGTTTCTTATGTTTTGATGATTTCGGCATTCACATTTTTGTTTACTTTATTTTTTCTAATCTATCGAAGTCGACTGGTGCTTTTTCTGGTCATGAGCTTCAGTGATGATAGTCATAAAAATTTGGTCTACGAAGTGGTAGAAAACATTCAGTTTATGGTGAAAAAATATCTTGTAGGTTTGTTTTTACAAATGCTGCTTGTGATGATTTTGTCATTCATTGCCTTTACGATTATCGGGATAAAATACAATGTCATGTTAGCCGTTTTGACAGGTGTTCTTAACATTCTTCCATATATTGGGATTTTTACTGTTTTGTTAATTGGTGTTTTAATTACGTTCGCAACATCAGGTTTGAGCAGTGTTTTGTTCCTTGTTATTTCTATCATAATTATTCATGCGATCGACGCCAATATCATCATGCCAAAAGTTGTAGGCTCGAAAGTTAAAATTAATTCTTTAGTTGTTATCATCGGTTTGGTTATAGGAGAAATGCTTTGGGGGATTTCAGGGATGCTGTTAACGATTCCGATTTTAGCAATTGCCAAAATTGTTTTCGATAGGATAGACCATACCAAAGCTTGGGGCTATCTCATGGGTGAGGAAGAGGAATAA